GGATGAAGTAAAAATCATGGTGGATATATCATCACCCACCTAAACCGCCCTTTATTTCTCTGCCTGCTACACTTTCAgggttaaatttattttaataccCCAACTCCAGAGAGTTCCTCCTCCTAGTTTATTTATTCACCTACTCTTCCATCATCTCTTACCTCTCTAAATAAAAATTTATCTCAAAAAGCTTTATGATTTCATCAAATCAGCATGCTTAGCAACCATCTCATGGGTTCCATTGAAATCCACAACTTAACACCACTTAAACCCATTACCGTCACAACTCTCACCGGATCTGTCCATGGTGGCGGATATGAACGACGGCGATGGTTGTCACCGACATTCGTGGTGGTGGTGCTCAGATTCCCCTCATCATCAGTGGTGGCTGATAATCATCATGGGTAAGCAAAATCCAATCCGTAATTACTAGTACAATTTATGTAGATTGTAGGTTATTTCAGTTGATTTCATTTGTTAATTGTTCAGATTGGGGGAAAGATTAGGGTTGTATGTCCACCGCCGTCGTCGTCACTATCTCCGCCATTCCATTTTCAGTTGCGGGTAACCATTCTATAACTTTGTTAATGCTAAACATTGGTAGCTAAATTTTTATTGTATTTGGTTATGTGAATttcatttttaatataccttattgtATTTGTTTTTTTCAATTACCATCGGCTTTATCCACAAAAAGTGAAGATGTGGGCGTTTGATATAGAAACGGCTAAAAGGTGATAAAGATTGGTAGATCTCTGTTCCAGCCACTCAAGATGCGTTTGCTTGATGAATTGCTATATTTCCTTTTAGCAACTATCGTGAAGTTCTAAACTATAGTTTTGTGTATGTAACAACCTGACTTTCTTACTTCTTTTTTTCAATTTATGCAGGATTGTGCAAAAACTTGATCTTTCCAAGGCAAAAGCTTCAGTACTAACTTCGGTAATCACTAATCCAGACTACACTTTAAAGAAAAGAATCATTTATGTATCTATATTAGCAATATGTATTGACTATTGCTTAATCGAATTGTTGGTATATTTTGTTGTCGTGTATTGCTCTAAGTTTTTTGTATTGTTGTTGTTTATTATTCTCAGTTTAATTTCCTTCATTTATGCATATGTGTCGATGTTAATTTCTATGCGGCTATGTATTATTTTGTTTCAGTATATTTTGCTGTGTGGGGTTGTGTATTTGAAAGGGTAAACAATGGCACCTAAGAAACGAATTAACAGATCCATTGACACCACTATGCCATCCGTTTCCGGTTCTGTAttgaggaaaaagaaaaaaaaccaaGTAACAGTCTGCTTTTGGAGATGATTATGAGCGTACCCAAACTGAGTGTGTTGGTTCTCCTAATCTGCGGCCGATTCAGTTCTCTGATGCTAATGTTTTACACTTGGCTTCGCCATATAGTGTTAACGGtatgttgctgttgttgttcaTAGCTTCTCCTACATACTGATTttcttaatttatttatatatacttggTATCGTGTTTGTAAGTGCTACTTTATAATCGGTAGTCGTTACGTCTTCTGAATTCGGGTATTGCATTTGATGCCCAATACATGTGTTAATAAGGTGGGAAATTATGATTCATTTGGGTCATAattgtccattttgacccgtttacgTTATTTATGCAAATTTGAAATTGTCTACACGTTTATAATGTTATTTTAAAGTTTTGGAGCGATTCTGGGTTACACGGATACCTTGGATAAGAGTTTGGGTCGCCAACCATTTTTGGTGTCATTTTGGGTAAAAGTGTTAAAATGACTCTTGGCCTTACTTTGCAGGTCCGTAACTTGAAAATGGTTGAGTTTggatgaaaattattaataatgatagaaAGTATTTCGGACAATCTTTAAAATGGTATATAATATGTTTGGTGTTGTCGAgtgtaaacatgttttaaacgggCGTCAAAATGAAGGGTTTGCAGCTGCTGCTGGGTTGCTGTTGAGCAGCAACAGCAACATGTGTTCCAAAAATTATTGTGGGCCTGTTTTTAGAAGACCATTCTACATGAGTCTGAAGGTATTTAGTTACACTTTCATATCTTTAACTTCAGACTCATGTTTTTTCGCTAACCTGTAGTATGCATTTCTTATTGTTTGCCTGAAAAAGTACTTACCCAAAACATAGCAAAACCTTAATAAACATCAAATGCAAAATAAAATTAGACTAGAATTTCACGTTGTCATGGATAAATATAATCACTAATGCTTAAGATTGTAAATACAAGCGGATACATTCGATAAGAGTTTAGGCCGTCATTCATTTTTTGGTGTCATTTTGAGTAAAGCGTTAAAATGATTCTCAGTCTCATAGCATTTACTTAGTACATAGGGTAACCAGAGGACTTTAGTAAGTGAATGTTATGTGTTTCTTTGTAATTTTTATCCTCTTTCAATTGTATGAGAATATAAGATTGTTTATATTGAATGGTATAAGTTGTATATACTTGAAAAATATGCGGAAAGTATGTTGCAGTTTGGTgtgatgatttttttttatttgtgaGATACCGATCAAAGTAGGGGTTCCGGGTTTGTGACAATGAGTACGGAGTACAGTCGAAGAAGCTCACAAGGCTGTCCAAATGCTTCAATCATCATGTAAGTCAATTCTTTTAAGAATTGTGTTATACATTTATTACAGTTATACGTTGCAAACACAATAAACCTCTTAACATGACCCGGTCATAATATTAGTACCGCTGCAACATTTTGTTAATGACTTTTTTTTATTGCCATTGTACCTAGAACATACTAATTGATCGCTTTTACATACGTTCCAGCAACATACTAATTGATCGCTTTTACATACTAGAGGTATTTGTTAACTTCACCTATAGTACAAAGTTACACACATACCTATAATACACTACTGTATAACTCAGAGTTCTACATCTTAGCAAAACCCATATAGTTGATATTTTGAAATTATTTCCATCGTTATGTTGCTCTATTGAATTTTTGAACCAGGTAAATGAAGTTGTCAaggccaacaacttcactgataaaGTCATCATTTTACATGGACGTGATAAGAGGTAATTTTCAATTTTCACTAATAATACTTTCTAAGGTGAAAATACGCACCCAGATTGTGGTCGTTTTGTGTTATTTGAATTGTCGTTTCGTAATTGTTATAACCTATTCAAAAGTGTATATGGGTGTATCCCAAGTGGTAATAGATGAGTGTAGCTATTCATAACGTCATGTGTTCGATCCTACGATCCTTGCTTTAATTAATTTTATTCTCTCTCTaccattactccgtaatatttgctCCGTAGTTTATATTATACGGGTAACTCTTTTTAACTTTTTTTCCATCTATCTTTTTGCTTTAGCTAATTGTAATCTCCAGATCACTTTTGTTTTTTTCCCCTTCAAATCCTATATCTGTATTTCATCCCATTGTTTAATCATTGATGTAGGTTGTAAATTTCAACTTACTGGCCATCTGTTATCATTGTACTACAATGGAAAGATTGTCGCGGCTCAACAGTTTGCAAATACAAATTACTAAGATACCCGATTTTAAGTTAACGAGCTCGATTGTCACTGCAGAGAATATGGACAGTTCCCCATCCAACCCAACTGCAAAAAGAACGCTATTTCAACCAAGCAGCAAGTATATACCAAACAACAATAATTATTTCATAACCAAATAGCAAATACTAATAGCACACATACATTATTGTAGCTGAAAAAAGCAGCAAGACGGAGAAAAAAAGCAGTAAATACCAACCAAGGTGTAGCCAGGAACGCAAATGTTTTATCGGATATCAACCATAAAGATACTTTTGTTAATGTACCTGTAACATCACTACTAAACAGGAAAAAGTAGCTATATTAATATGCTACTAAAAGGCCATTTTGTAAAGCTAGCTATTTCAATATTATCATTAAGCAACATCGGATTGCACCTACATCAATACGTATCAGTTGCCCCACATTGGACCTTTGTCTAACAGTCTAGCTGCAACAACGCGCGGCCGGACTTTCTCTAGTTATATACTAAAGAGGTAAATTGCATATAAGAATGGAAAAAGAAGTACAAAAAGAACGTAACATGAAGATTAAGAGTATGGTACAATTCATATACTTTTTCTGCCTTTATATATAATCAAGGATGACGAAATTAAAGTGGTTTGTATAAAGTTGCAACTTGTAGGTGCCCATTTTAATAAGGGTGTGCTTCTCTAATACATGATCGCTCAAATTCTTCCAAGCTATAATGAAGGCGCAGACATCCTATTTCTAGCTCATATTTATCATCTGATAAAAAAAGAAGTTAAGATTCAGAGTTCTCAAAGTTGGCAATTATAATAAGATTTTAGCCTTAATATATACATTAGCCTACATATCAATATTTAGCATGATTATGCTTATTATATAGGTAAAAGAATCGTCTTCGTTCAATTTACTTGTGGCTCTTATGTTTTGGATTAGAGCGAGAATACTTCATGTACCTATCACAGGGAACCCATCTTAAGACAACAAGAACGTAAATAATGTGCCTGATCCTACGATAGAGCATACAAAGAcaaaaaaaacgaaaaagaaaCTTGCAAAATGGGTGCATCTACAGTACTATCTCGATACATTTCAAACTAATCGGAAACCATCAAACCTCTATCAAAGTCTATAGTTGTTTATCCATGCTTTATCTTTTATGGGGCTCAAGGTATTAAATATCACAAACTATATTTCCGCGATGGCTTAATCGAATGCAAGTGGTTTTAAAGGATTGTCTACAAAATGAAATTACTCATTTTGAACAAATCCAATCAAAGAAAGTTAAGaccaagtaaaaaaaaaaaaaaaaaccttacttTTTGCTATTTCAAAAGGTATTGAGAAAAGGTTTGTCGTACTTGAATACCAACATACACATAAACCAACAAAGTAAAAACATACTAAGAGAACAGTACAAATTATGTACTATTTTATTCGAAATAATTAG
This genomic window from Rutidosis leptorrhynchoides isolate AG116_Rl617_1_P2 chromosome 2, CSIRO_AGI_Rlap_v1, whole genome shotgun sequence contains:
- the LOC139893849 gene encoding uncharacterized protein isoform X1, producing MLSNHLMGSIEIHNLTPLKPITVTTLTGSVHGGGYERRRWLSPTFVVVVLRFPSSSVVADNHHGLGERLGLYVHRRRRHYLRHSIFSCGIVQKLDLSKAKASVLTSYILLCGVVYLKG
- the LOC139893849 gene encoding uncharacterized protein isoform X2, with product MIMSVPKLSVLVLLICGRFSSLMLMFYTWLRHIVLTGFRVCDNEYGVQSKKLTRLSKCFNHHNILIDRFYIRSSNILIDRFYILEVNEVVKANNFTDKVIILHGRDKR